Part of the Gemmatimonadota bacterium genome, CACGCGCATGCGAAAGGACGAGCGTGGCGCTCGTGCGAAAACCCAACCCAGTCCTGAAGAAGACGATGGCTGACGATAAGAAGCTGACATCACAGCAGGAGGACTTCTCCAAGTGGTACAACGAAGTCGTCTTGAGGGCCGAGCTCGCTGACCACTCCCCGGTGCGCGGTATGATGGTCATTCGGCCGTGGGGCTACGGCATCTGGGAGCACATGCAAAGCGCCTTGGACGCCATGTTGAAGGAGACCGGGCACGAGAACGCGTACTTCCCGCTCCTGATCCCAATGAGCTTCATCGAGCGCGAGAAGGAGCACGTGGAAGGCTTCGCCCCCGAACTTGCAGTAGTGACCCGAGCCGGTGGCAAGGAGCTCGATGAGCCGTACGTGATTCGCCCCACCTCCGAGACGATCGTCTACGCGATGTACGCCAAGTGGGTGCAGAGCTATCGCGACCTGCCGCTGCTCATAAACCAGTGGGCGAACGTCGTGCGCTGGGAGATGCGCCCTCGGCTATTCCTGCGCACGTCCGAGTTCTTGTGGCAGGAGGGGCACACGGCGCACGCCACCGCTCAGGAGGCCGAAGAGGAGACACAGCTCATCCTGGGCTTGTATCGGGAATTCATGGAAAGCTGGATCGCGATGCCGCCGATGACCGGACTCAAGTCCGAGTCCGAAAAGTTCGCCGGGGCGGTGCGAAGTTACGCATGTGAAGCCCTGATGAAGGACAACAAGGCGCTGCAAGCCGGTACCTCGCACTTCCTCGGCCAGAACTTCGCGAAGCAATTCGAGCTCACGTTTCAGTCCGAGGCTGGCCAGGAGGAGTTCGCCTGGAACACGTCGTGGGGTGTCTCGACCCGCCTCATCGGGGGGCTCGTGATGACGCACGGCGATGACGACGGGCTGGTCATCCCGCCGAGGCTCGCTCCCGTTCAGGTCGTCGTCGTACCGATCCTGCGTGGCGACGATGCCGGGCCGGTTCGAGACAAGGCGGACGAGATCGTGTCCCGGCTCAAGGAGAGCGGGGTGCGCGTGCGGCTGGACGCGAGGGACCACCTCTCGCCCGGGGCCAAGTACTTCGAGTGGGAACGAAAGGGTGTTCCGTTCCGGCTCGAGATCGGGCCCAGGGACCTCGCCGAGGGGAAGGTGGCGCTCGCGCGTCGATTGATCCCCGAGGGCGAGAAGCGCAAGGCGTTCCTTCCCGAGGCGCAGGCGCTCGCTGAGCTTCCCGAACGGCTGGAGTCGTTCCAGACCGAGCTCTTGCGGGCGGCGCTGGCGCGCCGAGAAGCGAACACCGTGCGCGGCCTGAACAGCCTGGACGAGATGGAGGAGGCGTTCGAGGGTGGCGCCGGCTTCGTTTTCACGGGGTGGAGTGGTGACCCCGCGGTGGAAGAAGCGGTGAAGGAGCGCATGAAGGCCACGATCCGTCTTCTGCCCGACGAAGAGTTCCGGTCCGATTCGGTGCCCGGGAAGTGCGTCTCCGGTGAGGGCGACTCGGTGACGGAGGCGGCTTGGGCGAGAGCGTACTGACCGAGCCTTTCGCGCGCATAGACGGCGAGCTCCGCTGTGGGGACGTCCCTGCGCGAGAGCTTGCCGAACGCTTCGGGACACCGTTGTACGTGTACGATATCCGACGCATCCATGACCGAGTGCGTGCGTTTCGGACTGCCTTCGCGGGCGTCGAGCACCTACTCGCCTACTCGGTGAAGGCCAACGGCAATCTGTCGATCCTACGGCGGCTTCATGCCATGGGATGTGGCGCCGACATCACGAGCCTCGGTGAGCTCTTCCGGGCTCGGCAGGCGGGAATTCCCGGACGGATGATCGTGTTCGCCGGAGTGGGCAAGACCGTGGGCGAGATCGAGGCGGCGCTCGAATACGGGATCTACGCGTTCAACGTCGAGAGCCGGGGTGAGCTCGAACGCATCGATGAGGTTGCGACCCGCGTGGGGCAGCGCGCGCCGTTCGCGATCCGGGTGAACCCCGACGTCTTTGCCGCCACGGCACACGAGTACGCGCGCACGGGCACCGCGACCACCAAGTTCGGGGTTCCGTGGGACGAGACACTCGATCTGTACCTCTGGGCCAAGAACCGCCCGCACCTGGCTCCGCTGGGAATCGATATGCACATCGGTTCCCAGATCGTGGATGCCGAGCCCTACGTGCGTGCGCTCGAGCGTGTGCTCGACCTCGTCACCGAGTTGAGCGCTGCCGGCGTCGACCTGGAGTTCCTGGACATCGGTGGGGGCTACGGTATCCGGTACGACACTGAGCC contains:
- a CDS encoding proline--tRNA ligase codes for the protein MADDKKLTSQQEDFSKWYNEVVLRAELADHSPVRGMMVIRPWGYGIWEHMQSALDAMLKETGHENAYFPLLIPMSFIEREKEHVEGFAPELAVVTRAGGKELDEPYVIRPTSETIVYAMYAKWVQSYRDLPLLINQWANVVRWEMRPRLFLRTSEFLWQEGHTAHATAQEAEEETQLILGLYREFMESWIAMPPMTGLKSESEKFAGAVRSYACEALMKDNKALQAGTSHFLGQNFAKQFELTFQSEAGQEEFAWNTSWGVSTRLIGGLVMTHGDDDGLVIPPRLAPVQVVVVPILRGDDAGPVRDKADEIVSRLKESGVRVRLDARDHLSPGAKYFEWERKGVPFRLEIGPRDLAEGKVALARRLIPEGEKRKAFLPEAQALAELPERLESFQTELLRAALARREANTVRGLNSLDEMEEAFEGGAGFVFTGWSGDPAVEEAVKERMKATIRLLPDEEFRSDSVPGKCVSGEGDSVTEAAWARAY
- the lysA gene encoding diaminopimelate decarboxylase, producing MDGELRCGDVPARELAERFGTPLYVYDIRRIHDRVRAFRTAFAGVEHLLAYSVKANGNLSILRRLHAMGCGADITSLGELFRARQAGIPGRMIVFAGVGKTVGEIEAALEYGIYAFNVESRGELERIDEVATRVGQRAPFAIRVNPDVFAATAHEYARTGTATTKFGVPWDETLDLYLWAKNRPHLAPLGIDMHIGSQIVDAEPYVRALERVLDLVTELSAAGVDLEFLDIGGGYGIRYDTEPGMDVDELAAELVPRVESSGLRLVLEPGRSIVGDAGVLLTRVEYVKKSGGKHFVIVDGGMSELIRPSHYGGFHAVEHVEESRGPTTSVDIVGPICETGDFLARDRELPLPEPGDLLAVRTVGAYGFAMASNYNGRLRPAETMVDGNEATLIRKRETLPDLVRGEE